A single region of the Anomaloglossus baeobatrachus isolate aAnoBae1 chromosome 2, aAnoBae1.hap1, whole genome shotgun sequence genome encodes:
- the LOC142290103 gene encoding olfactory receptor 52Z1P-like yields MGREKKEGKETGQENGEKRRRRCRDREETWKRSLWKRKKGKKKGVTTNRSLTMDIQHQNHSTGFFSHTEFLILGFPDFSENRSLLIVPFLFVYTVILAGNCLIMTRIWVEKTLKSPMYTLISVLLAVNVSCTTAIMPPFLLSLASSIFQISLGGCLVQMFFIYLTVILESAVVVLMALDGYIAICKPLRYHNIMTTRFLQQLMVCSFARGVLLIFPIVISVSKVQFCGSNIIRSFACENMVLLNLGCGDVSKVHITGLAVRICVSGFDGSLILISYLDILRTAMRIIQGASRNKALHTCSTHLIVALLIYTCGFLSSIVYRIGDAITINVQNLISAIYFLFPAMVNPIIYGLRVKEIRICLKKILMNKKLKINTFTKNSGVNSIQTVE; encoded by the exons ATGGGTagagaaaagaaagagggaaaagagacagggcaAGAAAATGgagagaagagaaggagaagatGCAGAGATAGGGAAGAGACATGGAAGCGTAGTCTATGGAAGAGGAAAAAGGGGAAAAAGAAAG GGGTCACCACCAACAGGTCTCTGACAATGGATATCCAGCACCAGAACCACAGCACAGGTTTCTTctctcacacagagtttctcattcTTGGGTTCCCCGACTTCTCCGAGAACAGGAGCCTACTCATTGTCCCCTTTTTGTTTGTCTACACGGTTATTCTTGCCGGCAACTGCCTGATCATGACTAGGATCTGGGTGGAGAAGACCCTCAAGTCCCCCATGTACACACTCATCTCTGTACTCTTGGCTGTGAATGTCTCCTGCACCACCGCCATCATGCCACCATTTCTGCTGAGTTTGGCCTCTAGCATCTTCCAGATCTCCTTGGGCGGTTGCCTCGTGCAGATGTTCTTCATCTACTTGACCGTTATTCTTGAGTCGGCAGTGGTTGTGTTGATGGCTCTGGACGGGTACATTGCAATCTGTAAGCCGTTGCGTTACCACAACATCATGACTACTCGGTTCCTGCAGCAACTTATGGTA tgttcttttgcccgggg TGTCCTCCTCATATTCCCAATTGTAATATCTGTTTCCAAGGTCCAGTTTTGTGGCTCGAACATTATCCGTAGCTTTGCCTGTGAGAACATGGTGCTCCTCAACCTGGGCTGTGGAGATGTCTCCAAGGTTCACATCACCGGGCTAGCTGTCAGGATCTGTGTCTCGGGGTTTGATGGAAGCCTCATCCTGATCTCTTATCTGGACATTCTCCGAACTGCAATGAGGATCATCCAAGGAGCATCCCGAAACAAGGCCCTGCACACCTGCAGCACCCACCTAATCGTGGCCTTGCTCATCTACACTTGTGGCTTCTTATCCTCCATCGTCTACAGGATTGGTGATGCCATAACGATCAACGTGCAGAACCTCATCAGCGCCATATACTTCCTCTTTCCAGCCATGGTCAACCCAATAATCTATGGTCTCAGAGTGAAGGAGATCAGGATCTGCCTGA